The genomic interval GGGCAGAAGCCCCTATGTATAGTTATagctagttattactaattatagtatataacctatagctatatagtataatagcctaccccctaattaaaattttataacgtccttattacttatattccctaattatttcctttaaatataacgttattataatataatactattataattattataaatatattacctaaaatgttttataatagttataattattatacttaataatataatactttaataataagttactaagttatcctTATAGTTTAGTATCGAGATCGCAGAGTACTttcttataaattattttttacttgTTATTAAGaatcgttatattaattatttttattatataatctacttctttttattatcctcttttttacattttttattaaaaaagaattatccttattttattatctattattattttaataataatcttttatataaacttataaaattctttattattatcctaaactaaggtcgtattatattataaaattatattcctaggcttttcttttttaattagtaattattttaattattttaaaaataagtattaaggcCCGGGAGtcgtattagtagtttaaggtactagcttttattatttataagtagtaagaagcgtatttaatatattattatatttaggctttatagaattataaatagtaaggtattttaatagcttaatttagttaaaatagttgcgctaactttttaataaactaaagctatataaatatattattattataatttccttagccgttacttttttttttaataattttacgtaaagttttatatataaaatataataataagtcgccttttttttaattatttataagtatttaataaagagttattataacttaaattttattaaactctaagaaaataatattatttaagttattattaaaaaatactatagtataatataagttattataattctttttatataactaacctcgttatactaacttaaaaattaaatagtactacttaagtattatcttatttaaaataaatatatttaaattaattctaattagttatactaagggattattaagaatcggctttaggggtacgggtattttttttaataaatcgtCCTAAGgaggatttttttataaagttattatttttagcttcttattacctatattctttattcttttagttttacgtttttttttattaataatttctcgTTAAGtaaaacgctattattaaattttttttattaaactcctcgttattaatcccttttttaatttttaaaaaatcgttattattatttaataataactttatattattagcttttttactcttaatttttaattttataaataataagttattattaattataatcggggtttaagctattatcttCTTTAATTAGGATAGTAACTTCccgtttatttaattttagattctttaagtagtattatttagtattataaatagttaagtattaaattttttaaattttttaaaaagtaagtttataataaataagttatatatattaaatgaACTAGCGAatcccctatatttagttttaagtcCGGGGTCCtctttacttactaagtcgttatccttattttttattttaaataatccgtcgttcttatttttaatagttaataagtattataataacttaaaaacgtttatataattaatattaaggattattaaattattaaaattattaataaacgtttagttagtactttttttatcgtatacttaactagctaagttaataaagctattattagttttatttagttacgctattttaatataaatatataaaaaagaaaaaaaaagtataactaaaataagtaaaaataaggtttaaatagctaattataagtaatatagagtTAAGATCAAATAGTAAGTTCGatttttagctttaaataagtacttaaaattaaaaatagttaatactattttttattataaaaaggaattattatttaactaaattaaatatttttctttttatagtaataaatacctcgttataataattttataaaaaagttctagttactatttatattatttacttaatccctttaattataataagaattataatctattcttattttattaaatattgataatcttttttaataaattagtaagtaaaattactattaatattagtaatactcgtctatagatattaagtagtaatactagttctaagtagttaactaagattacgttatatatttttacgtattaaaataagtcgaGCTTATATACGAGTTATTTAACCCGTTCGAGGATCGTAAAAGgcctagtatattattataagtatttctttcttaatataattaattataatatattataaccgcggtataatcttaatataatacgttatttaattttaaaaaatttagtaaggcgcttttaattatagtataattttaTCCGGatggctacgataataatagtattatataccttaagttatatttttaatctaattagtaatttatttattatatttataactatattaataatattattaaaagtaaatcctaaaataatttcgttaggtaacttagttattattgctaatttattattattaatctcgaattataattagggaatactattAGGCTATCGGTTTAgggattttagtaatataaagtatatttatagcgccgacttaattataaagtttatctatttattttagctattagtCTAGGGATAgtaagttactaagtataatagtttattattatacttatcctatatatatttttatattataaaaaggaatttagggtctctattacttagaattacttttaataatccctaattatagcgctataagaagtttattaataacgttacctatttttttattattatcgttttatatttaaatattagactaatctatttaaatatcttattagttattaataaaatatagttatatccttCTCCCGAAGTTAGTaatcttaaaataaaattaatagtaattatataataaggatataataacggtataataggttatatattactatatagttaatatattttaagttttattattaagcacGTTAAGTAACCCTAGATATAGCGCTttagattttatataaatcgtagtatataatatctaaataatattataactatcttattatagcttatatagttttttttataagctattttaaaaatattagcgtagtatatttaagggatatataattagttatatatactatatattactttttataatagtcccttatatataaaaaaataattcggcgcggttctttttaagtagtattatattattacggattattttaataataaatttaaaaactagGTTTATATCGTAActttattagatttttttttaaaacttagtactattttaaaaagaattatattagtactatcctatattattagtagtataatatcgttttCTAGTTACTAgtcgttagttatatatatcggtaataaactaatttatataatataagtattattagttaggaaaactaattatacctatatCTATATTACCTAATCGTTTAGtacgttatttagtaaaacgtCTAAGccgctatttattaaatttagctcgttatatcctaggttagttagtaatttaaatagcgcgtttaatataatatattccttacttagcttatatataacctaaatattaaattagctagCGTACTCTATTGCcctaattagttttttattattaatattatttactatagtattagtaatattcgattattattataagcctacgaTAGCggaataattaataataattattataataagttttaatacggagatttagtaattatatttctttaggACCTAGataaaacttagtatttCTATTTCCGttagttaatatctttttttaagcttagataaggttcgtaataagtataatactagttaaatattaccctttagtagtagtttagttagctttttttcgttatttataattatttatagtacttccggcttaatataataagctataatactaatacccgtcgctattatattaaaattaataaatagcggtcgtattaagtcgtagtaatatagcttaatattatttaataagtcgctacgtacttttttaaacgcgtaccgttctttattaataattataattgggaccaattttatttattatttatacttaggatttttattaataattcgtttattatttttagtcctttattataataaatccgtttttaattattttagtagttttataataaatatatatcccGGGACGTTATTACGGAGGTACTTtataaggctaataaatatctcGAGGTTATAGAAAgtcgttaaatatttaagttatttaagagtatttaacttttttattataataaataagccgAAGGTATCgacgtattatttaaaaacggtaGTACCCGGAAATCCtataaaggtttttaataagttaatattaatattttttattataataaacgaaagACGGCGTcgaggttagtaatatacttttttaacgtattaaatttaataataatattattataatataattaggctaagacgtttataaaaagggcgtctatttattattaaatataggcgtttaagtttttataacttattataacgtaattaaaaatatattatttattaagtataataattataaaaacgtcgCGAGATTCGgagtatacttattattaataataaaacgaacttacgtttataaccgtaatatagtacttatttttaataatattaaaaatattgttttataatcgtattaagtagctatttagGAGTAcgattttatttagtttacggatattaataactatacggcttttttattttttattaactttatattatattataaaaattaaaaataaaaacggtactaagtttatagtataatatagtcgtccttagttaataagtatatttagttatttctagataacttcttttttattaactcctaAATAGTAAATTTTCCTCGTcttaaggacctctttttcttagccTAGTTTAAAGGTAATTCGTATCTATTAGTCtttaggaatattaataaagctagtatttttaaaaacgtctTAGAAATAGTctaataggggtataaaatagtttattttattagctctattatatattataattctagttatatatttctttatttaGTCCGTTAGctaaacttttattagcttaaaaattatagcctcgtttagcttattatttatattactaaaattagctattatactcgCCTAGTCgtcgttaatttactaataataggcatttttaataattaaattaaaagagccgaccttagcttttataaggattataataagtttattagtattattaatagttataatataatatatattctcgttaattaataatacgtaagatataaatttattatacagtattagcttaaataataagtcttcGTTAGTTATTAcggaatataaaactaagagtaaagaagatatatatagtaatataattattatcgtagccGATCGGATCGtagccttaataagtagtctatatttaatattataaaacgccgggacgttaatattatataattaaatagtaataatagaggtagcGAAGTCGATTTTGaatttttttagttttataatattaatactaattaatatatttatttataagctattaactaataatacttcttatataaagtatattaaggatagtatattattatttatagtagtacccttaatataaaataaaaagattatatagttttatatttagtatatatctattttaatacctCTAATAGTTAAAGGAACGGCGcgttatttaatttttaaaaataaaaaaatagctataatttattatcggtcggtaattaatcgactatagcttatattagtataaacctcttcctcggtattattattaagggaagttataaatcgtagttatataataataaatattcttattctaAATCCTATCCTAATGTCTAGCTTAAAAtctatagtaaaaataataataagtagtctagctttattaataattagagtatTTGCCATTAGTAAAATAGTTATCGTATtatcctttattactaatataatattattaagtacgcttttttttaatcctcgttatttaataactagggaattttaaaaaaggcgttagttattagtatttatagtttatattaaaaacttacgtcgtatatattataaaaatattaaaatagtctattacctaaagcgAATTACtcgttatattttttataattatatatacttaaagagctagtaataaaaaatactacgtCCCTAATTACGGGTACCGGATCGTAGTCTAGAGGTCtgtagtttatattattaaaattattatttatatctaGTTTTTCTAATTAATCGTTACCGTAGTACGCCTATTTTAAATTCTAATCctcgttttattttaataacttttcgtcctatttttttaatatataagcttatatatatatataacgtagttagttatagttaaaacggtttaaataatagttattgcgctattagtatagtttattaaagttattattaaggttataagtatacccgctaaattataatagtactatagaacttcttatttaggggggttagtatagttaagactaagtactttactatatttattacgtagtattagttatttagctattagcttacgttataagttaattatttaactaattacttttttaaaaattactacctctatataagttattatattaaataagtagcttatagttatttaaataattaaagtcgttatactaattataattaaactacttattaaattattaataattatagtttagttagtaattattaaactctagtctctataataaatagagagtattttagtatccttttttttataaagctaatctTAGTTTAGGGActaggtcgttattatataaagagcttattattacttattgtacttagtaattattttatataggatatctatccttagttatataaattaaaatactctttttattattaaagctgtTTAAGAACTAAactagggttattattactattaacttttttatttatacctAGATCTtactattaagagctttaaaaataactttaagttaTGTTtaaatatcgtcgatttttatattttatacgttacgaattattatttatataaatagtttaattatatatccgTTAATAAGgtccttaattataagtttttatatatataacgcaTTAAGGGCTTTAAAAGAATTTTActtaaactacttttataaagtcttaataataacttatattttataattaaatagagctGGTTATTctagttatataagcttaataatatattatattaacgttatacttagtaagtaaaacGACTATACCTCCTTAATAGCTACGTTACCTCTAGTTATTACGAAATATTAgaacctattataaaaaatataaatattaatataagtagtaaacttaatactagaggtaatactatacttcgaattattataactaattaaatcgaAGTATTTAATCTCCTTTAGCTTtaggaatataaactaattattattatatctaagagttaattattagctaccgtcgttattattatttatattatttataattaaggctactattataataatttaggtaattatattagtaaagagactactaattaggttattattatttataagttagttattaccgtttatattaccgtccgctattttaaaaagctctacTAACTCgtcgtagttattaaataaaaaagggcgtaagtagtaattatttaggttagtaataagactttttaaatcgaAGTAGTTACCTAGGTTAGTAgtacgtattattactaatactaaaggtataataagtaacAATTATGGTTAAgtaggagttattaaacgagtattattaaataacgtcggttagtaattaaattttatagtataaatttattaaattattatattaactcctcgtactaattttaaaaatttaataaggtagtcTAGCTCGACTTTATTAGtacgagtattaataatttagttagtttattataatacccgcgttacgtaatattaattagcgtTTATAACTCTCGCTATATAGGGgtaattcgtattattaatataaaaacataGCAATTATCTAGCTTttagcttagttattattagtcgtattttttataggggtagagtaaggattatttaataaattaaatcttagttataataagctaataaaaaagaaattcttAGTACTAAGTCGTATTATAAGtcatattactaaattactaGGGGTAAAAGtagggttaatataatatattaagtagtagttaattcttctaagtaatataggcagaagcccctaatatgggcagaagcccctatatatagttatagctGGTCGCTACTAGTTGTGGCACACAGCCTGTGGCTGTGTAGTGTGGCAGCTGGTTTCTCAGGTATTGGCCCGATACGATCGAATGCGAGATACGTCGAGCCAGATACGAGACATCCCACAAACCAGAACGACTGGTAGAGTCTCTCACACTCACCCAAACCTCGCTAGGTGCCGTGGCTCTTTGCGCTAACCCATGAATGAATATCCAGGCTCCAAGCACCCAAAAAACGGCCGCCCGCAGATTTCAACCTCTGGTCTACCAGTAAATGCTGGCGGATGAGTCACTTTACAGGCCGGTAAGCTTCATGGTCCGCTTGCGGATGAGGAAGTCATCGGCAAACATGATTCCCTTGATCGGACCGAGGAAGACATTGAAGCTGCCGGCCACGATTAGGAAGTTCCCGCACTGTTAAGCAGTGACAAGGGCTGCATGATGAAGACGAAGACGATGGTCAGAAATCCCCCGCGACAGATCGTAAACTATCGCGGTTGCAACGCGGCTAGATCGATACCCGCGACTACACATTTGTAGGCAACGACCATGCCAAACTACGATAGCATGAAAGCGATACTGGTGAACACGGCCCCAGCCCGGGCGCCGAAATTAGCCTCGTTCTTGCGCACAGCCTCTAGGAAGGCGTAGGGCTGCTATAGCAGCATCCCTTCGTTGGGGTAGAGCGTTGCCGCGCACGACGTGCAAATAATACCTATACAGGCCACAATGATGGTTTCCAAGGGTTCCATGATTAGCTGAGCGAGGACCTGGTCCCCTGGTTTCCGTGCATAGCGGGTGTAGTCGGACTGGGACCACATATGCGTACCGATACTTCCAATTTTAGCACCACGGCTACGACAGCCCAGCCCAAGTCTCCCCATTGCGCAGGCTTGATACCAGAGACCTTGCTCACATCTGCAAGAATGGCACCTCCACCGCCAGCACGAGCCGTCCACCAGATCAATAGCACAAAACGGCTGTCGCCACCGTGATCGAGGCGAAGAAGAACGGCTTGCGATGGTTTTCTGTGCTGGACCACACCAATGGCAAGCAGAGCAGGAAGTACAGGATGAAGGAGATGAGGTCATAGACTTTCATCGTCCCGTCCGCAAGCTCGGAATGTAATTGAGGTGCGATGGCCAGATGCAGGTTAATATGACCCTCAAGCGTTGGCTTCCATACCACGTGTTGGTGGCTGTCAATACAAAAGACGCGGATGGCCTGGTCGCGAGATTAGTCCACACAGCCCCAAATCTTGCTTGCACTGggaaaggtaaggtaagattTAAGGTCTAGACTTACCATGGGAAACAGCTAACCCCATATACCCCATCCTGCTTCATCCAAAGCGGAAACCCGATATGCCACTTTGCGCCAGGGTGGCCTCCAGCTATGCACACAAACCCGACAAAGGTGTGAGCGACGACGATTGCAATCGTCGATTGCTTAGCTTCATCAGCTTACGGATCGTTGCCTCTAGTTATCTCGCGGAATGGGCTAAATCGCTTACCCAGACGTTCAGTCTTCAGGAGATCGAGGAAGAGCCCGTCGCCTAAGCGCCAATATCGAAAGATCCGGCGACCACCCATAACCCCAAAAACTCCCGAGGACTGCAAGTTCGACGGGAAGGAGGCAACGGACGGGTATCTTTGTTGACATGGATGCCCACGTCAGTGTCTGTATCTTGATTTACTTTTACGCGCCGAGTTAGACGGCGGCTCCGTGACAGAGACGTCATTGTTGCAACTTAGATCTGAAGATGACTAAAATTTAGGATAGGTTGCGATCTAAATTCTGGAAGATCAGTGCTTTTCTTACCTCTACTGACCGTTTTCCAGAAGTGAGCGAAGCCTTCAACTAGGCCTACGACGCGCAGAAAGACCCTAAAGCAGTTGAGAAGACAGAGGAGTCCTTCAGCATCTGCCTACCGACCTACCTGGTTTCCGGGACAATCTGTATGCCTATCACACAAAGTTCCTGAGGCTCTTACGTCGGATAACTCGAATCTTCGCACTTGCGCTCACCTGCCTAAATATGACTTCGAAAAATATGCCAAGCGGCCAGGGGCGTGAATGCGCATTCTCCATTTCCCTGAGCAAAAGCACTCGACAGACAAGCAGAGCAGTATCGGCGCACAAACTGATGTCGAATGCTTTACCATTGTTACTCAAGAATCTTCTGGCGGTTTGGAAGTTCTCAGCAAATCCGGCAACTGGGCCAAGACGGATCCCATCCCCGGCGCATTCGTTGTCAACATTGCCGACTGCTTCATGAGATGGACAGATGACTTCTACGTGTCAACGATCCACAAGGTCATCAATAAGAGTGGGAATGAGAGGTATTTTGCTCCGTTCTTTTTCGGATTTGATAGAGCGTAGGTATTGGAGTCTGTGCCAACATGCGCGAGTGAGAGCAATCCTGTGAAGTACTCCATCATTACTGGGGGAGAATATTATGCCTGGCGCTTGAAGAGGCAGAGAAGTAGCGGAGTTTCGACCTCAAACAAATCAGATGAGACTTATATATTCTCAGGATCCGTTTGTAGAAGATTCGTCTCCCTAAGTGTGCTTCGGCAACGTGTGCAGTCTCAGGAAGAAATATTCAAAGGCTCTTTAGACCACGACGGGCAGGTTCAGAACACGGGATTCCTTGTGGACTAGCTAAACGATCCATAACAGTGTCGATGTAGGATGGCAGCTATTAGTGAACAAGCTGGATTACTGATAACATAAGCCCTTGTTCAGGCATAGTGGGTCACCCACTGCTTCTCTTGGAGTTTACAGTTCGCCGTTAAATCTAGTAAATATTGCTTGACATTAAATAAGGTTCATTAGTCCTGAATCTGGCGTATAGCCGAAGGAGACGGAGTCATAACTTCCGTCGGGCTGGGACAGCATCAGAATCCTGGGAACGAGACATCAGACGTGACCAGCTTCGACTTGCTAACACACAATCAATTAATCAAATAATAAGCGCAAAAGCCCAGAAAGCAAATGATTCTCTTTTTAGATCTGAAGAACTTTTCCAACGACGAAACTATATTTTCAATACTTCGGTGATGTCGTTGTGGTCTGTGTGATCGGAACGAGCGGGCGAGGCTTGCTCTTGCAGCCCACTTGGTACAAAGCTTAGCACTtcaaaagggggaaaagcgAATGCGACATTCGACTTTCAACTCCTAGCTGTTTCTTAGAGTTTCCTTCAATTTAATTGAACTTCGAACAGTAATAGTATTCAATGCCGCGATTTCGTGCTGGGTCCGGTATACTTAAGCCCACACCAATCCGGTCTTTCAGTGCATGTTAGACGTTAGAGTCACATCTCGTTCAAGGCGATTGAAGCAAACAACATCAACTCAATCGCTCCTCATAACAATCACTACTTCATCAGTTAGTCAAACATTCTCCCAATACTCAAGAACCGGACTTGCATTCCTAACATTCCACAGTGCATCTCAAGACAGCAACCATCTTGTTCGCCCTGTCTAGCACAGTCTTGGCTGAATATATCACCGCCTTCCACGCCAGCTGTTCACCAGCACCACCTGCCGCGTACAATGACAGCCTGCGCAACTGGAGGCAGAGAATCTGTGAGACGGAGTTGAAGGGGAGCTACTACGACGAGGACAACCAGTGCCAGGTGGTGGATCCCGTTACTGCGGACACCAAAAAGGTCTACCACCCAACCCTTGGCGCAGCAGGTCAGCCCAACATTAAGACGAGATGCACCTGGTCATGATAGGGTATTGAGAAAGGAACGTAGAGCCCTACAACTAGACTCGCAATTAATTGCGCCCTTGGCATTCTTATCAAAACGTGTATAATATTGAAGGAAACCCAGGTCTGTATCCAGCGCGATCTCGATGGCGGATGCATCTCAGGATCCCGCTCGGCACGGTGGGTCTCGGTGGAGTTGAGCCCACAGATCTAGCTTGCCTTACACCGATGTCACCAAGGGTGTAAAGCTCCGATGCACTCTCACCGGGCGAAACTGTTGTGATGATCTCAAGGTTACATCACCGTACTTGAGACAGCGGTAATCGGCCGACGTCGTAATTTGGGTTTGCATATGGCGACGGGGCATCGACTACACACATTTGTGAACTTTTCCAAACTCACCGACATTTACCAGTTTACCACTAGCAACCAATAGACTTGAAGTTCTAACCGATGCTGTAAGTGTGAGAAAATCGAATTCTGGTATTGCATAATGTTCACCATCGTTGACATGTCAGTTACATGGCAGAGAAGTGGCAGGCATCGACGATACTACAATTTTTCTGAAAGCTTACATGCTGAATGGGGTCCGATAACGTTCAGATGCTCCCGGACCAGCGTTTCTGAATGGGCCACTTTTATGACACTATGAGGCTGCAAAGTCCGTCAAACTGTTCCACTCGACGTAACTATCATTGGATCCTGTGACGCTGATATTGCGTTCCGCATCACATCTGATGAGCGTCTATTATGACGTTTCACAGACAAAATCGGTCACCGGTTGACGGTCTCGCCAGCCTATAAGTATCGAAAGACATCAAAGACAAAGAGGTTATTGTAAACTCATTTTCTGGTCACCCTATTAAATCCCATTTTTGGTACCTTCCAATTGCATTGAGCCAAACATACCCAATCCTGAGTAACAACAACATTGCGACATCGCTAGTAATTGATGTTCAACCTCCTTCCAACATGGCAGACCAGATCCCCCAACAAATGCGCGCCGCGACAATCAAAGACTTCAACAAAGGCTATGAGGTAAAGGATGTAAACGTCCCGACCGACCTCGGCCCAAATGACGTCCTCGTCAAGATTGCCGCCGCAGGCTACTGCCACACAGATCTCCAGGTCCAGCAGGGTGTCTACGCCTCGGCCGGCGCAAAGCCAGGCCTTGTC from Colletotrichum lupini chromosome 2, complete sequence carries:
- a CDS encoding 2OG-Fe(II)oxygenase; this encodes MRILHFPEQKHSTDKQSSIGAQTDVECFTIVTQESSGGLEVLSKSGNWAKTDPIPGAFVVNIADCFMRWTDDFYVSTIHKVINKSGNESESNPVKYSIITGGEYYAWRLKRQRSSGVSTSNKSDETYIFSGSEEIFKGSLDHDGQVQNTGFLAIEANNINSIAPHNNHYFIMHLKTATILFALSSTVLAEYITAFHASCSPAPPAAYNDSLRNWRQRICETELKGSYYDEDNQCQVVDPVTADTKKVYHPTLGAAGQPNIKTRCTWIPLGTGVKLRCTLTGRNCCDDLKVTSPYLRQRLPLATNRLEVLTDALHGREVAGIDDTTIFLKAYMLNGSVKLFHSTVYYDVSQTKSVTG
- a CDS encoding NCS1 nucleoside transporter translates to MTSLYPSVASFPSNLQSSGVFGVMGGRRIFRYWRLGDGLFLDLLKTERLAKQSTIAIVVAHTFVGFVCIAGGHPGAKWHIGFPLWMKQDGVYGAIRVFCIDSHQHVVWKPTLEGHINLHLAIAPQLHSELADGTMKVYDLISFILKPSQAVLLRLDHGGDSRFVLLIWWTARAGGGGAILADVSKVSGIKPAQWGDLGWAVSDYTRYARKPGDQVLAQLIMEPLETIIQPYAFLEAVRKNEANFGARAGAVRGYRSSRVATAICGNFLIVAGSFNVFLGPIKGIMFADDFLIRKRTMKLTGL